Part of the Bacillus sp. THAF10 genome is shown below.
CTGATCACGGCTGATCAAGCCGTTGAACAGGGACGTGAAGTCTTTGCAGTTCCTGGTTCCATCCTTTCGGTAACATCACGAGGTCCTAATACTCTGATTAAGCAAGGAGCAAAATTAGTGCTACAACATGAAGATATTTTAGAAGAATTAACACCACCCCAATACTAGCTTTATCCTTGTACTCAGAATAGTGTAGAAATTTCATGATAAATACAGAATTATGTCAAAAAATATATATTTTTTTAGTTAATTTTCTTTTTTTACTTTACAAATGAATATATGTCTATATTATTATAGGGTACAATGATATTGCAGATTGTACCTTTTTCCTGTTGGAGAAGTATATAAAACTAATTCTGTGTCTACATATAATACATAAGGATTTAATGGTTTAACAGAATGTCAACAAGGAAAATAGAGATAGTATGAACTACTCTAGTTTGACAAACCGTCTCTTTCTATTTAATAATGGGGAAGATTTGTAAATTGTAAAATGATAACCTTAAATAGAATAAATATAGAAGCTAAAAACTTTGAAGAAACGGTGAGAATGTTTTTTCTAAAGAATTTACCCTCTTGAGGAGGATTACCTGAATGTCAGATTATCTAGTAATAGTTGAATCACCAGCGAAAGCAAAAACTATTGAACGCTATCTTGGAAAAAAATATAAAGTAAAAGCATCCATGGGTCATGTTCGCGACCTTCCGAAAAGTCAAATGGGGGTAGATGTGGAACATCATTTTGATCCTAAGTACATAACCATTCGAGGAAAAGGACCTGTTTTAAAAGAATTAAAAACAGCAGCCAAAAAAGCAAAAAAAATCTATCTCGCGGCTGACCCCGATAGAGAAGGAGAAGCAATTGCATGGCATTTGGCACACAGCCTTGATATCGACATTTCTTCTGATTGTCGAGTGGTTTTTAATGAAATTACCAAAGATGCCATAAAAGAATCCTTTAAGCATCCAAGACCGATCAATATGGATGTTGTGGATGCACAGCAAGCAAGAAGAATCCTCGATCGCCTTGTAGGCTACAATATTAGTCCATTACTATGGAAGAAAGTGAAAAAAGGGCTCAGTGCTGGACGTGTTCAATCGGTTGCTGTTCGCCTTATCATTGAAAGGGAACAAGAGATTAAAGCTTTTGTACCTGAAGAATACTGGTCCATAAAAAGTATGTTCGTAACAAATAAATCAAAAGAGTTCGAAGCAAGCTTTTATGGTGAGCATGGCAAGAAAACAGAACTTCGCTCAGAGGAAGAAGTTCAAAAGGTTCTTAAAAAGTTACAGGGTAACTCTTTTACAGTTAACAGCGTGACGAAAAAGGAACGAAAACGAAACCCAGCGCTTCCGTTCATAACATCTTCTTTGCAACAAGAAGCAGCTCGTAAACTTAATTTCAGAGCGAAGAAAACAATGATGCTCGCTCAACAGCTTTATGAAGGAATTGAGCTAGGCAAACAAGGAACGGTCGGTCTTATCACTTATATGCGTACAGATTCCACAAGAATCTCTGAAACAGCTAAAAAGGAAGCTGCAGAATACATTGAGAAGACCTATGGTGAAAAGTTTCTTTTAACAGAAGAAAGAAAAGAAACGAAAAAAGCCAATGCACAGGATGCGCATGAAGCTATTCGTCCAACCTCTACAATAAAGGATCCACAATCGCTAAAAGAGTACTTATCAAGAGATCAGCTCCGTTTATACAAGTTGATTTGGGAAAGATTTGTTGCTAGTCAAATGGCACCGGCAATATTGGATACTGTTAGTATAGACCTTTCTCAAAATGAGGTTATTTTCAGAGCAACTGGTTCGACAGTAAAGTTTCCTGGATTTATGAAGGTCTATGTCGAAGGAAACGATGACCAGCAAGAGGAAAAAGAAAATCTTTTGCCTCCGTTGG
Proteins encoded:
- the topA gene encoding type I DNA topoisomerase, coding for MSDYLVIVESPAKAKTIERYLGKKYKVKASMGHVRDLPKSQMGVDVEHHFDPKYITIRGKGPVLKELKTAAKKAKKIYLAADPDREGEAIAWHLAHSLDIDISSDCRVVFNEITKDAIKESFKHPRPINMDVVDAQQARRILDRLVGYNISPLLWKKVKKGLSAGRVQSVAVRLIIEREQEIKAFVPEEYWSIKSMFVTNKSKEFEASFYGEHGKKTELRSEEEVQKVLKKLQGNSFTVNSVTKKERKRNPALPFITSSLQQEAARKLNFRAKKTMMLAQQLYEGIELGKQGTVGLITYMRTDSTRISETAKKEAAEYIEKTYGEKFLLTEERKETKKANAQDAHEAIRPTSTIKDPQSLKEYLSRDQLRLYKLIWERFVASQMAPAILDTVSIDLSQNEVIFRATGSTVKFPGFMKVYVEGNDDQQEEKENLLPPLEKGDTVFSKDLEPKQHFTQPPPRYTEARLVRTLEELGIGRPSTYAPTLDTIQKRGYVALDNKRFVPTELGEIVIQLILEFFPEIINVEFTADLETNLDNVEVGKVNWVNIIDGFYHEFAKRLEKAEKEMQEIEIKDEPAGEDCELCGHEMVYKMGRYGKFMACSNFPDCRNTKAIVKDIGVPCPKCDKGTIVERKSKKKRIFYGCDQYPACEFLSWDKPIARKCPKCEAMLVEKKLKKGVQVQCVECDYKEEAQG